In Rhizophagus irregularis chromosome 26, complete sequence, one genomic interval encodes:
- a CDS encoding Golgi to ER traffic- protein, producing MSHESSDEEFEKLEPTLQNVLDQKSLHWIFVGGKGGVGKTTTSCSLAVQLSKVRDSVLLISTDPAHNLSDAFGQKFSKEATLVEGFTNLYAMEIDPTSSIQEMLDQSEQQGGGAMGAMMQDLAFAIPGVDEAMGFAEVMKQVKTMEYSVIIFDTAPTGHTLRFLSFPSVLEKALAKISQLSGRFGPMFQQMSGMMGLNANQEDMFGKLEGMRAIITEVNNQFKDPEKTTFICVCISEFLSLYETERMIQELTTYQIDTHNIVVNQLLFPRKDSNCEQCLVRHKMQRKYLDQIYDLYEDFHIVLMPLLTKEIRGTQDIKEFSEMLVKPYVPPDDLLMDVSQ from the exons ATGTCGCACGAATCCTCTGACGAAGAATTCGAGAAGCTTGAACCTACCTTACAAAATGTGCTAGACCAAAAATCTTTGCACTGGATATTCGTGGGTGGAAAGGGTGGTGTTG GTAAAACGACCACCTCATGTTCACTCGCCGTACAATTAAGTAAAGTAAGAGATTCCGTATTACTGATATCAACTGACCCGGCACATAATCTTAGCGATGCCTTCGGACAAAAGTTTAGCAAAGAGGCAACATTAGTAGAAGGGTTTACAAATTTATACGCTATG GAAATTGATCCAACATCGTCGATTCAAGAGATGCTGGATcaat CCGAACAACAAGGTGGTGGAGCTATGGGAGCTATGATGCAAGACCTTGCATTTGCCATTCCTGGCGTTGATGAGGCTATGGGATTCGCTGAAGTCatgaa GCAAGTAAAAACAATGGAATATTCAGTAATCATCTTTGATACTGCGCCCACTGGTCACACATTGCGGTTTTTGAGCTTTCCCAGTGTTTTAGAAAAAGCACTGGCAAAAATTTCGCAATTAAGTGGACGGTTTGGGCCAATGTTTCAACAA ATGTCGGGTATGATGGGATTGAACGCCAATCAAGAAGATATGTTTGGAAAACTTGAAGGGATGCGTGCCATTATTACAGAagttaataatcaatttaaagATCCA GAAAAGACAACATTTATCTGTGTATGTATTTCCGAATTCTTGTCTCTTTATGAGACTGAACGTATGATTCAAGAATTGACTACTTACCAAATTGATACTCACAATATCGTTGTAAATCAACTATTATTCCCGCGGAAAg attccAATTGTGAACAATGTTTAGTTCGACATAAGATGCAACGAAAATACTTGGATCAAATCTATGATCTTTATGAAGATTTCCATATTGTGCTAATGCCTCttttaacaaaagaaatacGCGGCACACAAGATATTAAGGAATTTTCGGAAATGTTGGTTAAGCCTTACGTACCGCCTGATGATTTATTAATGGATGTTagtcaataa